A stretch of the Calypte anna isolate BGI_N300 chromosome 21, bCalAnn1_v1.p, whole genome shotgun sequence genome encodes the following:
- the LOC103526198 gene encoding arylacetamide deacetylase-like 4 isoform X1: protein MEFLYALIAGIIVASLLLVLIVIYHDSFKAEIPPEVDQPSKLHLYHCCYTLMQILAEILENLGIIKEHILIRLITDGLPACRDSKLFTKDLLFAEVPVRVYLPRVPSASKRRGIIFIHGGCGIFGSIRGYERICQYIARKSDSVLVSLGYRLSPEHKYPAQTLDCLTATVHFLKTAENYGVDPERIIIYGDSAGGTFATSVCQELVNRRDIPKICAQVLIYPFLQSLNFNLPSHQKNASFALFSRERAVHFILKYLQKDCSMKEAVLAGSHVPQSMNLKYKKWISPDFIPDVFKLGYKPPPPAPFLPQVHKETKEMFHTRFSPLLAEDAVVGGLPDTCLITCEHDVLRDDGLLYKKRLEDNNVRVTWHHMDKGFHGVLGFFGYGIFSFSTASKIVDQTVNFIESY from the exons ATGGAATTCCTCTATGCTTTAATAGCAGGAATTATAGTTGCTTCTTTATTACTGGTTTTAATTGTCATTTATCATGACTCCTTCAAGGCAGAGATTCCTCCTGAAGTTGACCAGCCATCAAAGCTCCACTTATATCATTGCTGTTACACTCTGATGCAAATTCTG GcagaaattttagaaaatttgGGGATCATTAAGGAGCACATACTTATTAGGTTGATCACTGATGGGCTGCCAGCATGCAGAGATTCAAAACTCTTCACAAAGGATCTGCTTTTTGCTGAGGTGCCAGTGAGGGTTTACCTTCCCAGAGTGCCATCTGCAAGCAAACGGAGAGGAATCATCTTCATCCATGGAGGATGTGGGATTTTCGGAAGCATCA GAGGTTATGAAAGGATATGCCAGTACATAGCCAGAAAATCTGATTCAGTGCTTGTGTCTCTTGG GTACCGTTTGTCTCCTGAACACAAGTATCCAGCCCAGACCTTGGACTGTCTCACTGCTACTGTGCACTTCTTGAAGACTGCAGAAAACTATGGGGTGGATCCTGAACGGATTATTATTTATGGAGATAGTGCAGGGGGCACTTTTGCTACTAGTGTTTGCCAAGAACTGGTAAATAGAAGAGATATCCCAAAGATATGTGCCCAGGTACTGATCTATCCATTTCTCCAATCGTTAAACTTTAATCTGCCATCTCAccagaaaaatgcttcttttgcCCTCTTTTCCCGGGAACGTGCAGtgcattttattctgaaataccTGCAAAAGGACTGCTCGATGAAGGAAGCTGTTTTGGCAGGGTCCCACGTTCCCCAGAGCATGAatttgaaatacaagaaatgGATAAGTCCAGACTTTATCCCAGACGTATTTAAACTGGGCTacaaaccaccaccaccagctccaTTTTTACCTCAGGtccacaaagaaacaaaagagatgTTTCATACAAGGTTTTCCCCACTGCTAGCAGAAGATGCTGTTGTTGGGGGCCTACCTGACACTTGTTTAATCACCTGTGAGCACGATGTGCTCAGGGATGATGGGCTGCTCTACAAGAAACGCCTGGAGGACAACAATGTGAGAGTGACCTGGCACCACATGGACAAAGGCTTCCATGGTGttctgggattttttggttatggtattttctctttttcaacaGCAAGTAAAATAGTGGACCAGACTGTAAACTTTATAGAAAgctattaa
- the LOC103526198 gene encoding arylacetamide deacetylase-like 4 isoform X2 translates to MITKAPLQWKSKHLYIGSQAVSQTTEAEIPPEVDQPSKLHLYHCCYTLMQILAEILENLGIIKEHILIRLITDGLPACRDSKLFTKDLLFAEVPVRVYLPRVPSASKRRGIIFIHGGCGIFGSIRGYERICQYIARKSDSVLVSLGYRLSPEHKYPAQTLDCLTATVHFLKTAENYGVDPERIIIYGDSAGGTFATSVCQELVNRRDIPKICAQVLIYPFLQSLNFNLPSHQKNASFALFSRERAVHFILKYLQKDCSMKEAVLAGSHVPQSMNLKYKKWISPDFIPDVFKLGYKPPPPAPFLPQVHKETKEMFHTRFSPLLAEDAVVGGLPDTCLITCEHDVLRDDGLLYKKRLEDNNVRVTWHHMDKGFHGVLGFFGYGIFSFSTASKIVDQTVNFIESY, encoded by the exons GCAGAGATTCCTCCTGAAGTTGACCAGCCATCAAAGCTCCACTTATATCATTGCTGTTACACTCTGATGCAAATTCTG GcagaaattttagaaaatttgGGGATCATTAAGGAGCACATACTTATTAGGTTGATCACTGATGGGCTGCCAGCATGCAGAGATTCAAAACTCTTCACAAAGGATCTGCTTTTTGCTGAGGTGCCAGTGAGGGTTTACCTTCCCAGAGTGCCATCTGCAAGCAAACGGAGAGGAATCATCTTCATCCATGGAGGATGTGGGATTTTCGGAAGCATCA GAGGTTATGAAAGGATATGCCAGTACATAGCCAGAAAATCTGATTCAGTGCTTGTGTCTCTTGG GTACCGTTTGTCTCCTGAACACAAGTATCCAGCCCAGACCTTGGACTGTCTCACTGCTACTGTGCACTTCTTGAAGACTGCAGAAAACTATGGGGTGGATCCTGAACGGATTATTATTTATGGAGATAGTGCAGGGGGCACTTTTGCTACTAGTGTTTGCCAAGAACTGGTAAATAGAAGAGATATCCCAAAGATATGTGCCCAGGTACTGATCTATCCATTTCTCCAATCGTTAAACTTTAATCTGCCATCTCAccagaaaaatgcttcttttgcCCTCTTTTCCCGGGAACGTGCAGtgcattttattctgaaataccTGCAAAAGGACTGCTCGATGAAGGAAGCTGTTTTGGCAGGGTCCCACGTTCCCCAGAGCATGAatttgaaatacaagaaatgGATAAGTCCAGACTTTATCCCAGACGTATTTAAACTGGGCTacaaaccaccaccaccagctccaTTTTTACCTCAGGtccacaaagaaacaaaagagatgTTTCATACAAGGTTTTCCCCACTGCTAGCAGAAGATGCTGTTGTTGGGGGCCTACCTGACACTTGTTTAATCACCTGTGAGCACGATGTGCTCAGGGATGATGGGCTGCTCTACAAGAAACGCCTGGAGGACAACAATGTGAGAGTGACCTGGCACCACATGGACAAAGGCTTCCATGGTGttctgggattttttggttatggtattttctctttttcaacaGCAAGTAAAATAGTGGACCAGACTGTAAACTTTATAGAAAgctattaa
- the LOC103526198 gene encoding arylacetamide deacetylase-like 4 isoform X3 — MQAEIPPEVDQPSKLHLYHCCYTLMQILAEILENLGIIKEHILIRLITDGLPACRDSKLFTKDLLFAEVPVRVYLPRVPSASKRRGIIFIHGGCGIFGSIRGYERICQYIARKSDSVLVSLGYRLSPEHKYPAQTLDCLTATVHFLKTAENYGVDPERIIIYGDSAGGTFATSVCQELVNRRDIPKICAQVLIYPFLQSLNFNLPSHQKNASFALFSRERAVHFILKYLQKDCSMKEAVLAGSHVPQSMNLKYKKWISPDFIPDVFKLGYKPPPPAPFLPQVHKETKEMFHTRFSPLLAEDAVVGGLPDTCLITCEHDVLRDDGLLYKKRLEDNNVRVTWHHMDKGFHGVLGFFGYGIFSFSTASKIVDQTVNFIESY; from the exons GCAGAGATTCCTCCTGAAGTTGACCAGCCATCAAAGCTCCACTTATATCATTGCTGTTACACTCTGATGCAAATTCTG GcagaaattttagaaaatttgGGGATCATTAAGGAGCACATACTTATTAGGTTGATCACTGATGGGCTGCCAGCATGCAGAGATTCAAAACTCTTCACAAAGGATCTGCTTTTTGCTGAGGTGCCAGTGAGGGTTTACCTTCCCAGAGTGCCATCTGCAAGCAAACGGAGAGGAATCATCTTCATCCATGGAGGATGTGGGATTTTCGGAAGCATCA GAGGTTATGAAAGGATATGCCAGTACATAGCCAGAAAATCTGATTCAGTGCTTGTGTCTCTTGG GTACCGTTTGTCTCCTGAACACAAGTATCCAGCCCAGACCTTGGACTGTCTCACTGCTACTGTGCACTTCTTGAAGACTGCAGAAAACTATGGGGTGGATCCTGAACGGATTATTATTTATGGAGATAGTGCAGGGGGCACTTTTGCTACTAGTGTTTGCCAAGAACTGGTAAATAGAAGAGATATCCCAAAGATATGTGCCCAGGTACTGATCTATCCATTTCTCCAATCGTTAAACTTTAATCTGCCATCTCAccagaaaaatgcttcttttgcCCTCTTTTCCCGGGAACGTGCAGtgcattttattctgaaataccTGCAAAAGGACTGCTCGATGAAGGAAGCTGTTTTGGCAGGGTCCCACGTTCCCCAGAGCATGAatttgaaatacaagaaatgGATAAGTCCAGACTTTATCCCAGACGTATTTAAACTGGGCTacaaaccaccaccaccagctccaTTTTTACCTCAGGtccacaaagaaacaaaagagatgTTTCATACAAGGTTTTCCCCACTGCTAGCAGAAGATGCTGTTGTTGGGGGCCTACCTGACACTTGTTTAATCACCTGTGAGCACGATGTGCTCAGGGATGATGGGCTGCTCTACAAGAAACGCCTGGAGGACAACAATGTGAGAGTGACCTGGCACCACATGGACAAAGGCTTCCATGGTGttctgggattttttggttatggtattttctctttttcaacaGCAAGTAAAATAGTGGACCAGACTGTAAACTTTATAGAAAgctattaa
- the LOC103526198 gene encoding arylacetamide deacetylase-like 4 isoform X5, which produces MQAEILENLGIIKEHILIRLITDGLPACRDSKLFTKDLLFAEVPVRVYLPRVPSASKRRGIIFIHGGCGIFGSIRGYERICQYIARKSDSVLVSLGYRLSPEHKYPAQTLDCLTATVHFLKTAENYGVDPERIIIYGDSAGGTFATSVCQELVNRRDIPKICAQVLIYPFLQSLNFNLPSHQKNASFALFSRERAVHFILKYLQKDCSMKEAVLAGSHVPQSMNLKYKKWISPDFIPDVFKLGYKPPPPAPFLPQVHKETKEMFHTRFSPLLAEDAVVGGLPDTCLITCEHDVLRDDGLLYKKRLEDNNVRVTWHHMDKGFHGVLGFFGYGIFSFSTASKIVDQTVNFIESY; this is translated from the exons GcagaaattttagaaaatttgGGGATCATTAAGGAGCACATACTTATTAGGTTGATCACTGATGGGCTGCCAGCATGCAGAGATTCAAAACTCTTCACAAAGGATCTGCTTTTTGCTGAGGTGCCAGTGAGGGTTTACCTTCCCAGAGTGCCATCTGCAAGCAAACGGAGAGGAATCATCTTCATCCATGGAGGATGTGGGATTTTCGGAAGCATCA GAGGTTATGAAAGGATATGCCAGTACATAGCCAGAAAATCTGATTCAGTGCTTGTGTCTCTTGG GTACCGTTTGTCTCCTGAACACAAGTATCCAGCCCAGACCTTGGACTGTCTCACTGCTACTGTGCACTTCTTGAAGACTGCAGAAAACTATGGGGTGGATCCTGAACGGATTATTATTTATGGAGATAGTGCAGGGGGCACTTTTGCTACTAGTGTTTGCCAAGAACTGGTAAATAGAAGAGATATCCCAAAGATATGTGCCCAGGTACTGATCTATCCATTTCTCCAATCGTTAAACTTTAATCTGCCATCTCAccagaaaaatgcttcttttgcCCTCTTTTCCCGGGAACGTGCAGtgcattttattctgaaataccTGCAAAAGGACTGCTCGATGAAGGAAGCTGTTTTGGCAGGGTCCCACGTTCCCCAGAGCATGAatttgaaatacaagaaatgGATAAGTCCAGACTTTATCCCAGACGTATTTAAACTGGGCTacaaaccaccaccaccagctccaTTTTTACCTCAGGtccacaaagaaacaaaagagatgTTTCATACAAGGTTTTCCCCACTGCTAGCAGAAGATGCTGTTGTTGGGGGCCTACCTGACACTTGTTTAATCACCTGTGAGCACGATGTGCTCAGGGATGATGGGCTGCTCTACAAGAAACGCCTGGAGGACAACAATGTGAGAGTGACCTGGCACCACATGGACAAAGGCTTCCATGGTGttctgggattttttggttatggtattttctctttttcaacaGCAAGTAAAATAGTGGACCAGACTGTAAACTTTATAGAAAgctattaa
- the LOC103526198 gene encoding arylacetamide deacetylase-like 4 isoform X4 — protein MITKAPLQWKSKHLYIGSQAVSQTTEAEILENLGIIKEHILIRLITDGLPACRDSKLFTKDLLFAEVPVRVYLPRVPSASKRRGIIFIHGGCGIFGSIRGYERICQYIARKSDSVLVSLGYRLSPEHKYPAQTLDCLTATVHFLKTAENYGVDPERIIIYGDSAGGTFATSVCQELVNRRDIPKICAQVLIYPFLQSLNFNLPSHQKNASFALFSRERAVHFILKYLQKDCSMKEAVLAGSHVPQSMNLKYKKWISPDFIPDVFKLGYKPPPPAPFLPQVHKETKEMFHTRFSPLLAEDAVVGGLPDTCLITCEHDVLRDDGLLYKKRLEDNNVRVTWHHMDKGFHGVLGFFGYGIFSFSTASKIVDQTVNFIESY, from the exons GcagaaattttagaaaatttgGGGATCATTAAGGAGCACATACTTATTAGGTTGATCACTGATGGGCTGCCAGCATGCAGAGATTCAAAACTCTTCACAAAGGATCTGCTTTTTGCTGAGGTGCCAGTGAGGGTTTACCTTCCCAGAGTGCCATCTGCAAGCAAACGGAGAGGAATCATCTTCATCCATGGAGGATGTGGGATTTTCGGAAGCATCA GAGGTTATGAAAGGATATGCCAGTACATAGCCAGAAAATCTGATTCAGTGCTTGTGTCTCTTGG GTACCGTTTGTCTCCTGAACACAAGTATCCAGCCCAGACCTTGGACTGTCTCACTGCTACTGTGCACTTCTTGAAGACTGCAGAAAACTATGGGGTGGATCCTGAACGGATTATTATTTATGGAGATAGTGCAGGGGGCACTTTTGCTACTAGTGTTTGCCAAGAACTGGTAAATAGAAGAGATATCCCAAAGATATGTGCCCAGGTACTGATCTATCCATTTCTCCAATCGTTAAACTTTAATCTGCCATCTCAccagaaaaatgcttcttttgcCCTCTTTTCCCGGGAACGTGCAGtgcattttattctgaaataccTGCAAAAGGACTGCTCGATGAAGGAAGCTGTTTTGGCAGGGTCCCACGTTCCCCAGAGCATGAatttgaaatacaagaaatgGATAAGTCCAGACTTTATCCCAGACGTATTTAAACTGGGCTacaaaccaccaccaccagctccaTTTTTACCTCAGGtccacaaagaaacaaaagagatgTTTCATACAAGGTTTTCCCCACTGCTAGCAGAAGATGCTGTTGTTGGGGGCCTACCTGACACTTGTTTAATCACCTGTGAGCACGATGTGCTCAGGGATGATGGGCTGCTCTACAAGAAACGCCTGGAGGACAACAATGTGAGAGTGACCTGGCACCACATGGACAAAGGCTTCCATGGTGttctgggattttttggttatggtattttctctttttcaacaGCAAGTAAAATAGTGGACCAGACTGTAAACTTTATAGAAAgctattaa
- the LOC103526199 gene encoding arylacetamide deacetylase-like 4 has product MELLTIFLGVLTLFVAMAFYYEHPKAQIPHGFSERQKLYVFHYILNFGFGLAAFLEKVGILPEVYLLRTAMDGIPPLKDKHLLIKDLKFEKVKVRTYQPKTSTTGQRRGILYFHGGVGRFGSIRAYERTCRYFARKSNSVVVSVGYRLAPKHPYPTQFEDCLTATIHFMRNAQDYGVDPSRIIVCGDSSGGTLTAAVAQALVNRRDLPRLRAQILIYPFLQSVDFNLPSYQQNEGVPILLKERTIALGLKYLNKDLSVIEAALKGCHVPEDLQLKYQKWVNPDYIPHEFKTRGYKPSAKHPFSEEAYAIMKQMFDPVFSPLLAEDSTFAQLPEAFILTCEYDVLRDDGLLYKKRLEDHGIKVTWCHLQEGFHGTVFLALCGKVIAFRSGNKGLKKIVNFLRLM; this is encoded by the exons atggAACTCCTCACAATTTTTCTTGGTGTTCTGACTCTCTTTGTGGCCATGGCATTCTACTACGAACACCCCAAGGCACAAATCCCTCATGGATTTAGTGAGCGCCAAAAGCTTTATGTTTTCCATTACATCTTGAACTTTGGGTTTGGTCTG gcagcatttctggaaaaagtGGGTATCCTCCCAGAGGTCTACCTACTCAGGACTGCAATGGATGGAATACCACCACTAAAAGATAAACATCTTCTCATCAAGGACTTAAAGTTTGAAAAGGTTAAAGTAAGAACTTACCAACCCAAAACATCAACCACTGGCCAAAGGAGAGGAATCCTCTATTTTCATGGGGGAGTTGGGCGGTTTGGAAGCATTC gGGCCTATGAAAGAACATGTCGTTATTTTGCTAGAAAAAGCAATTCAGTGGTTGTGTCTGTGGG GTATCGTTTAGCTCCAAAGCATCCATATCCAACCCAGTTTGAGGACTGTCTCACTGCCACCATCCATTTCATGAGGAATGCACAGGATTATGGAGTCGACCCCTCTCGCATTATTGTCTGTGGAGACAGCAGTGGAGGAACACTCACTGCTGCTGTAGCCCAAGCACTGGTGAACAGAAGAGATCTCCCAAGGCTGAGAGCACAAATCCTAATATATCCTTTTCTCCAGAGTGTGGATTTTAATTTGCCTTCTTATCAGCAGAATGAGGGAGTGCCCATTTTGTTAAAGGAACGAACCATTGCTCTGGGTTTGAAGTATCTTAATAAAGACTTGTCTGTCATAGAAGCAGCACTTAAAGGTTGTCATGTTCCAGAAGATTTGCAGCTGAAGTACCAGAAATGGGTGAACCCTGACTACATCCCTCATGAGTTTAAAACAAGAGGCTACAAACCAAGTGCCAAACATCCATTCTCAGAAGAAGCCTATGCCATCATGAAGCAGATGTTTGACCCTGTTTTTTCACCATTGCTGGCTGAAGACAGCACCTTTGCTCAGCTCCCTGAGGCTTTCATTTTGACCTGTGAATATGATGTGCTTAGGGATGATGGACTGCTCTACAAGAAACGATTAGAGGATCATGGTATAAAAGTGACCTGGTGCCATCTGCAAGAGGGATTCCATGGAACAGTATTCTTAGCTCTTTGTGGCAAGGTGATAGCATTCCGATCTGGAAATAAAGGCCTGAAAAAGATAGTAAATTTTCTAAGATTGATGTAA
- the LOC103526158 gene encoding arylacetamide deacetylase-like 4 — translation MASVSKTLAILGLFFMSPVIIPIVVLGGVFYDIFNSELPPGIEQPLKLRLFHSLMITALLSGKILAKLGICSDFSLLRVVLDGVPPWRDSKLLIKDLKVDEVPLRIYQPKWPPTGKRRGILYFHGGAGTFGSIRAFERICRHIAKKCNSVVVSVGYRLAPEHPYPGQYFDCLNATLYFMRNLEEYHVDPALIIIGGDSCGANFATVICQILLNGRDLPKVRAQVLFYPGLQGLDFYLPSYQQNASVPILFRKLVIYFCCRYLNKDPSLLEDVLQSCHVPESMRQKYKKWVSADIVPDEFKVRGYVPHKSTCYKPQVHEAIKEILAGTFSPLLAEDSIICQLPEAFIVTCEFDVLRDDGLLYKRRLEDNGVPVTWYHSESGFHGILAFFGYGIFSFVSGKRIMDNTVNYINNL, via the exons ATGGCATCTGTTTCTAAAACTTTAGCAATATTAGGACTGTTTTTCATGTCTCCTGTTATAATACCAATAGTGGTTTTGGGAGGGGTATTTTATGATATTTTCAATTCAGAACTGCCACCTGGAATTGAACAACCTCTAAAGCTTCGTCTCTTCCATTCCTTGATGATTACAGCCCTGCTCTCG GGAAAGATTTTGGCGAAGCTAGGGATCTGCAGTGACTTTAGCTTATTGCGAGTTGTGCTAGATGGAGTACCACCATGGAGAGATTCCAAACTTCTTATCAAAGATCTCAAAGTAGATGAGGTACCATTGAGGATTTATCAGCCTAAATGGCCACCTACTGGCAAACGAAGAGGAATACTGTATTTTCATGGAGGAGCTGGCACTTTTGGGAGCATTA GAGCCTTTGAAAGAATTTGCCGACATATTGCCAAAAAATGCAACTCAGTGGTTGTGTCTGTTGG TTATCGTTTGGCTCCTGAACACCCATACCCAGGGCAGTATTTTGATTGTCTGAATGCCACCTTATACTTTATGAGGAATTTAGAAGAGTACCACGTGGATCCTGCTCTCATCATCATTGGTGGGGACAGCTGTGGAGCTAATTTTGCTACAGTTATTTGCCAAATACTGCTGAATGGAAGAGATCTCCCCAAAGTTCGTGCTCAGGTCTTATTCTACCCAGGACTACAAGGGCTAGATTTTTATTTGCCTTCCTACCAGCAGAATGCTTCAGTCCCCATCTTGTTCCGTAAGCTAGTTATCTACTTCTGTTGTCGTTACCTTAACAAAGACCCCTCACTTTTGGAAGATGTCCTACAAAGTTGCCACGTTCCTGAGAGTATgagacagaaatacaaaaagtgGGTAAGTGCCGACATCGTTCCTGATGAATTTAAGGTGAGAGGCTACGTCCCACACAAATCCACCTGCTATAAGCCTCAAGTCCATGAAGCAATCAAAGAAATCCTAGCAGGAACATTTTCCCCACTTTTAGCTGAAGACTCCATCATTTGCCAGCTCCCTGAAGCCTTCATTGTGACCTGTGAGTTTGATGTCCTTAGGGACGATGGCCTCCTGTACAAGAGGAGATTAGAGGACAACGGTGTTCCAGTAACCTGGTATCATTCTGAGAGTGGTTTCCATGGAATTTTAGCCTTTTTTGGCTatgggattttttcctttgtatctGGAAAAAGGATAATGGATAATACTGTGAATTATATAAACAATttataa
- the LOC103526159 gene encoding arylacetamide deacetylase-like 4 has translation MAVVYTLLVLFLAVFLAGFALLIMGAIHFDFSNSEVPPGVNQPVKLRVLHIILISRAVVGKILENIGICSQISFVRYLQGGKPLGVDPELFIKDTWFEEVPVRIYQPKVPSDSQRRGIMFFHGGGFVFGNLETYEKLCRSIARESQSLVVSVGYRLAPEHKYPAAHEDCLNATIHFMKNIQHYGVDPDNVIVCGDSAGGNLAAAVSQTLAGRSDLPKLRAQILLYPGLQALDFNLPSYQQNRRVPLLSRERAACFGLLYLNGDALHLKEVLEGSHIPIDIKLNYRKWVSPDNIPERFKVRGYKPHVLLDCTAAVSESVKRFCEPNLCPLLAEDAVIQQLPESFILTCEYDVLRDDGLLYKKRLEDNGVRVTWYHLEDGFHGIFNTFNSDWLSFSAGKRGLDIIVNFLKSL, from the exons ATGGCAGTCGTATACACACTGCTAGTGTTATTCTTGGCAGTTTTTCTGGCTGGATTTGCCCTGTTGATTATGGGGGCAATTCACTTTGATTTCTCCAACTCAGAAGTTCCTCCTGGAGTGAATCAGCCTGTGAAGCTCCGAGTCCTTCACATCATTTTGATAAGCAGAGCTGTGGTG GGAAAGATTTTGGAAAACATTGGCATCTGCAGTCAGATTAGCTTTGTCCGGTACCTGCAAGGTGGGAAGCCTCTAGGAGTGGACCCAGAGCTCTTCATCAAGGACACGTGGTTTGAGGAAGTGCCTGTAAGGATTTATCAGCCTAAAGTTCCATCTGACAGCCAAAGGAGAGGAATTATGTTTTTCCATGGAGGAGGATTCGTATTTGGAAACCTTG AGACCTACGAAAAGCTGTGCCGTTCCATTGCCAGAGAAAGTCAATCACTGGTTGTATCTGTTGG GTACCGCTTGGCTCCTGAACACAAATACCCTGCTGCACATGAAGACTGTCTGAATGCTACCATACACTTCATGAAGAACATCCAGCACTATGGTGTGGATCCTGACAATGTCATTGTCTGTGGGGACAGTGCTGGGGGCAATCTAGCAGCTGCTGTCAGCCAAACCCTGGCAGGTAGATCAGACCTCCCCAAACTACGTGCGCAGATCTTGCTCTATCCAGGACTTCAGGCACTCGACTTCAATTTACCATCCTATCAGCAGAACCGAAGAGTCCCTCTCCTGTCCCGGGAACGAGCTGCTTGCTTTGGTTTGCTCTACCTAAATGGGGATGCATTGCATCTGAAAGAGGTCTTGGAGGGCTCTCATATTCCTATAGATATCAAATTAAATTATAGGAAGTGGGTGAGTCCAGACAACATCCCTGAACGATTTAAGGTCAGAGGCTACAAACCACACGTGCTACTTGACTGCACAGCTGCTGTCAGTGAGTCAGTGAAAAGATTCTGTGAGCCCAACCTGTGTCCTCTGCTGGCTGAAGATGCTGTTattcagcagctgcctgagtCTTTCATCTTGACTTGTGAATATGATGTGCTGAGGGATGATGGCTTGCTTTACAAGAAGAGATTGGAGGACAATGGTGTTCGAGTGACCTGGTACCACCTTGAGGATGGATTCCATGGAATCTTCAATACATTTAATAGTGACTGGCTGTcattttcagctggaaaaagggGTCTTGACATTATCGTAAACTTTCTAAAAAGCTTATAG